From the genome of Pelosinus fermentans DSM 17108:
ATGGTGGGCTGTATCTACCCTGCCTCCGCCTGTAGAATTTGCAGAGCATTTGGGAAGAGAAGGATCATTTTAATACTTCTTTTCCCAAAACATGTGAATACTATCTGAATGATAGGTTTTATCACGCTGGACTTTAATCACTTCTTCTTCACCAGGTATTTTAATCGTAATGCCTTTACTAGGTTGAAGACTTACGCCAGGACTTAGAATGATTTCCTTCTTTTTATTCTTAATGGAGTAGGTATGCTCTTTCAAATCTACAGAATCCTCTCGTGAGGTTACTGTCGGCATGGAAGATAGGGTTAGTTTATCATCTTTCAACTGGTTAGTGGGAACTACAACAGGCTGCTCCTCTTTCACCTTTATAACAGTACCATCACCCTCCCTATTTAGAGTTACAGTTTCAGCGGGAGGGATCTTTTCCGTACCATTCACTGACCTGCTTTCCTTTTCTATATCATGTCTTTGAAAATAAAAGAATACTCCGATTAAAAGTATTAATGTTAGAAGGAAGCATATTATTTTTGGATTTTTCTTCACAAGGCAATCTCCTTTCTACCCTTATGTAGCATTAAACAATACGGTATTACAACATTATATCCTTACTACTAGTGTAAATCACATGACATTGCAAAGCAACTCACTTCAAATCGTCTTGGCATTTATTTTTTAGGAGGTTTTATCATGAATCATGTAATCGAATTGTTAAAAAAACATGTATCGGTTCGAAAGTTCACCACGCAGTCCGTTGATGATCAATTACTAATAGAAATCATCAAGGCAGGCCAGCAAGCTTCCACCTCCAATCACATCCAAGCCTATACCATTATCAGGGTAAAAGACAAAAATAAGAGAAGATCCATCGCTAAATTAGCAGGCAATCAGTCCTGTGTTGAAGAAAGCCCTATTTTCTTAGTATTTTGTGCTGACCTAAACCGATTAGGCAAGGCCTGTAGAATGAACAATAAAAGATTTGAAAGCGGTTATACGGAAAACTTCATTTTAGCGACTGTAGATACGAGCCTAGCAGCACAAAATGTCATGGTTGCCGCAGAATCAGTGGGGCTTGGCGGTGTATATATCGGTGCATTGCGAAACAATCCTGAGGATGTTTGTGAGTCATTAAACCTCCCCCATAACGTATACCCTGTATTTGGCATGTGTCTGGGCTATCCGGAAATTCGAAATAAAGTAAAACCCCGTCTCCCTTTATCCTTAGTTTTTAAAGAGGATAGTTATCATACTGAGGGAGATGAAGAAGTCTTAAAAGAATATGATCATAGCATTAGAGATTATTACATCGCAAGAACCAATGGGGAAAGAAGCAATACCTGGACAGAAGGTATGTCGACTTTCCTAAAAGACAAGCAGCGCCCTCATATGAAAAACTTCTTGGAAACTAAGGGTTTTGAAATGAAATAATGCTCTATATACTAACAAAGAACCACATAGAGCATAGAAAAGCTGGCACATCTTTAAAAGATCCGATTCCTGATGCTAATTTCATTTACATGGTCAGACCACCAAGCCACCTTGAATCGTGATATAATAAAAGATTACCATATTCATTGTTGCTCATCGTGTTGCATGATATATATCAATAGGCTGCCTCACTACATAAACAATCGTAGTGAGGCAGCCTGCATTATAAGTCTTATTAAAATTTTCCCTTACTTCGGTGATCATTCCAAAATTATGTCTTTTAACTTACGTTTTGGTACATGATGTTCCAAATTTGTATCTCGCCAGTATTTTATATCATCCCCATCTTCAATTTCATCGAGAATAACAGTTTCTTTTGGCTTGCCCAGAGCAATAACCAACAGAATTTCATATTGATCGGAAATCTGCAATGTAGCCTTTAGCTCATCGCGCTTAATACTTTGGATCATGCATCCACCAAGATCCATGGAGCGTGCTCCAAGCAAAATACTTTGTGCTGCAATTCCATGATCAACACCACTCGGTCCTATATTTGTATCTTGAAGAATCACAATATAACCAGAAGGTCGTTCTCCTTTTTCTGGTCCTGCCCATTCCTTTAAATAACCCGCCCAAAGTAAATGGGGGAATATTAATTCATTCTTTGTTTTATCCCCTGATATGATATATTTTAAAGGCTGTTTATTAGCTCCTGAAGGCGATAATCTCCCATAATTAACAAGCTCTCTTAACCGTTCCTCTGAGATACTGTGTTCTTCATAAAAACGTCGATAGGATCGATTGGAAACAATTAAATCATAAAACAT
Proteins encoded in this window:
- a CDS encoding nitroreductase family protein: MFYDLIVSNRSYRRFYEEHSISEERLRELVNYGRLSPSGANKQPLKYIISGDKTKNELIFPHLLWAGYLKEWAGPEKGERPSGYIVILQDTNIGPSGVDHGIAAQSILLGARSMDLGGCMIQSIKRDELKATLQISDQYEILLVIALGKPKETVILDEIEDGDDIKYWRDTNLEHHVPKRKLKDIILE
- the nfsA gene encoding oxygen-insensitive NADPH nitroreductase produces the protein MNHVIELLKKHVSVRKFTTQSVDDQLLIEIIKAGQQASTSNHIQAYTIIRVKDKNKRRSIAKLAGNQSCVEESPIFLVFCADLNRLGKACRMNNKRFESGYTENFILATVDTSLAAQNVMVAAESVGLGGVYIGALRNNPEDVCESLNLPHNVYPVFGMCLGYPEIRNKVKPRLPLSLVFKEDSYHTEGDEEVLKEYDHSIRDYYIARTNGERSNTWTEGMSTFLKDKQRPHMKNFLETKGFEMK